One genomic region from Pseudochaenichthys georgianus chromosome 15, fPseGeo1.2, whole genome shotgun sequence encodes:
- the sgpl1 gene encoding sphingosine-1-phosphate lyase 1, with translation MDYWSALEVYREMVLLYLHQGRRQVNTHCSDLEPWQIIGVSVITTLGAVWIKGFLFQQESLLSRIKKLCFRLIRKIPFVGATIQTQLNKALDDMSASLCTLKEGMSYTKQLPSKGLSQSQVLEKIREYETLSEVKWENGCVSGTVYWGDASLTNLLVKVYGDFAWSNPLHPDIFPGVRKMEAEVVRMSCTLFHGGPNSCGAVTSGGTESILMACKAYRDMAYDRGIKYPEIVAPLSVHAAFDKAAHYFRMKLVHVPLDKKTMKVDVKAMRRAINKNTAMLVCSAPQFPHGIIDPIEEVAKLALRYSLPLHVDACLGGFLIVFMAKAGYPLAPYDFRVKGVTSISADTHKYGYAPKGSSVILYSDKKYRHYQYFVAPDWQGGIYASPSVAGSRPGGIIAACWATMMHIGENGYIDATKKIISTARKIKTEISKIKGVFVFGDPEVSVVAIGSDEFDIFRLSNALTTKGWNLNSLQYPSSIHICCTVLHTQKGVADQFVHDIKEQVAIILKNPKEKTTGMGAIYGMAQSIPDRSMVTEISRGFLDCLYSTEVSLSNTSHMNGNGKAHH, from the exons ATGGACTACTGG AGTGCCTTGGAGGTGTACAGGGAGATGGTGCTGCTGTACCTGCATCAGGGCCGGCGGCAGGTCAACACACACTGCTCCGACCTGGAGCCCTGGCAGATCATCGGAGTGTCGGTCATCACCACGCTGGGCGCCGTCTGGATCAAAGGCTTCCTCTTCCAGCAAGAAA GTCTCCTGTCGCGAATCAAGAAGCTGTGCTTTCGACTCATCAGAAAAATACCCTTTGTTGGCGCAACA ATCCAGACCCAGCTCAACAAGGCTCTGGATGACATGTCTGCTAGTCTGTGTACTCTGAAGGAAGGGATGAGCTACACTAAGCAGCTGCCCTCTAAAGGCCTCTCCCAGAGCCAAGTGCTGGAGAAGATCAGAGAGTATGAGACTCTGA GTGAGGTGAAGTGGGAGAACGGATGTGTTTCGGGCACAGTGTACTGGGGGGATGCGTCTCTGACCAATCTCCTGGTGAAG GTATATGGAGATTTCGCATGGAGCAACCCACTTCACCCTGACATTTTTCCTGGGGTAAGAAAGATGGAGGCAGAGGTTGTCAGAATGTCTTGCACACTTTTCCACGGTGGACCAAACTCCTGCGGCGCA GTCACTTCAGGAGGAACTGAGAGCATACTGATGGCCTGCAAGGCGTACAGAGACATGGCGTATGACCGTGGGATCAAATACCCTGAAAT TGTTGCCCCTTTGAGTGTCCACGCAGCCTTTGACAAAGCAGCGCATTACTTTAGGATGAAGCTTGTTCACGTTCCGCTCGACAAGAAAACCATGAAAGTAGACGTGAAg GCTATGAGGAGAGCCATCAACAAGAACACGGCCATGCTGGTGTGCTCGGCGCCTCAGTTCCCACATGGAATCATTGATCCCATTGAAGAAGTAGCTAAG CTGGCGCTGCGCTACAGCCTCCCCCTGCATGTGGATGCCTGTCTGGGAGGTTTTCTCATTGTGTTCATGGCCAAGGCTGGTTACCCACTGGCTCCTTACGACTTCAGGGTAAAAGGTGTAACCAGCATCTCTGCAGACACCCACAAG TACGGTTACGCCCCTAAAGGCTCCTCAGTGATCCTCTACAGTGATAAAAAGTACCGGCACTACCAGTACTTTGTGGCTCCAGACTGGCAGGGGGGAATCTACGCCTCGCCCTCTGTGGCAGGCTCCAGGCCCGGAGGGATCATCGCCGCCTGCTGGGCGACCATGATGCACATAGGAGAGAACGGATACATAGACGCCACCAAGAAGATCATTAGCACAGCTCGCAAAATCAAAACAGA AATCTCCAAGATTaaaggtgtgtttgtgtttggggACCCCGAGGTGTCGGTGGTGGCAATAGGCTCCGATGAGTTTGATATTTTCCGTCTGTCCAACGCACTGACGACAAAGGGCTGGAATCTGAACTCACTGCAGTACCCATCCAG CATCCACATTTGTTGCACAGTCCTGCACACGCAGAAGGGCGTCGCCGATCAGTTTGTCCATGATATCAAAGAGCAGGTCGCCATCATCTTGAAGAACCCCAAAGAGAAAACCACAGGAATG GGAGCGATCTACGGCATGGCCCAGTCCATCCCAGACAGATCCATGGTGACGGAGATCTCCAGAGGTTTCCTGGACTGTCTCTACAGCACTGAGGTGTCCCTGTCAAACACCAGCCACATGAATGGCAACGGCAAAGCCCACCACTGA
- the pcbd1 gene encoding pterin-4-alpha-carbinolamine dehydratase: MAGKMQSLTEEERAHLLPLLRNAQWVELGTRDAIYKEFIFKDFNQAFGFMSRVALQAEKMDHHPEWFNVYNKVQITLSTHDCGGVSQRDITMATFIDQASMM, translated from the exons ATG GCTGGTAAAATGCAAAGTCTGACTGAAGAGGAGAGGGCCCACCTTCTCCCCCTGCTACGCAACGCTCAGTGGGTGGAACTCGGGACACGGGACGCCATTTACAAAGAGTTTATTTTTAAAGACTTCAATCAG gcttttggttTTATGTCCAGAGTGGCTTTACAAGCTGAGAAGATGGACCATCATCCTGAATGGTTCAATGTCTATAATAAG GTCCAGATTACTCTCAGCACACATGACTGTGGGGGGGTGTCCCAGCGAGACATCACTATGGCCACATTCATTGACCAGGCATCAATGATGTAA